The nucleotide window CTCCGCCGCCGCATTCTGGCAAAGGATCTTCACGCGACCGGGGAGAAGTCATGCATCCGATGCTCAAGCCCGCACTGCGCCGCGCATGGCGCGGACGCAACACCGTCCAATTCGGAGTCACACCGGCCCATGCGGTGACGCTCGGACCCATGGATATCGCCACAGGGAGCTTTCTGGAACTGCTCGACGGCACGCGTGGCCTGCCGCTCCTTCGCGAGGAAGGCCGGTCACTCGATCTGTCGGACCGTCATGTGGACGTGCTGGTCGAGCGCCTGACGGAGGCCGGACTGCTGGACGATCCCCGGGGAGGCGGTCCGGAAGCCGACGCGTTACGCGACCGGGCCGATGCCCTGGAGCGCCAGCGACCTGACCTCGCGTCACTCTCCGTCGTGCACCGGGAGCCCGGCAGCGGGCTGAGACGGCTCGCCGCCCGCCGGGCCATGCGCGTACAGGTGAGGGGCGCGGGCCGGGTGGGCGCCGTGATCGCCGGGGTGCTGTCCGGGGCCGGAGTGGGCAGGGTCGAGGTGCTGGACGGCGGCCGGACCGAACCAGGGGACGTCGCTCCCGGCGGACTTCCGGCTTCGGCGGTCGGGGAGCGGAGGGACGCGGCGGCCCGCCAACTCGTCCGCCGGTCCTCCGTGGGCGGGATTCCCCGGGCCACGGGGCCCGCCGGCGCGTCGGCCGGGGCCGAACCGGGACTGTCCCTCATCGTGGCCGCCCCCCGGGACGGACTTTCGGTGTACGCCCCCGATCCCGCCACGGCCGCACCCTGGATCAGTTCGGGTACTCCGCATCTCTACGCGGGTGTGATCGAAGCCACTGGCGTGGTCGGGCCGCTGGTACTGCCGGGCGGCACAGGATGCGCGGGCTGCCTGGCCCTTCACCGCGCCGACCGTGATCCGCAGTGGCCCCGCATGCTGGCGCAGTGGCGCTCAGGGCGCCGGAACGCCGTTCCCGCCTGCGATGTCGGCCTGGCGACAGCGGTGGCGGGGCTTGCGGCAGCCCACGCGCTGTCGTTCCTCGACGGGGAATTGCCTGCCAGTACGGGCGCCCGGTGGGAAGCCGCGTTGCCTCTGCTGGACTGGCGGTCGGAGCAGCTCGGGCCGCATCCCGACTGTTCCTGCGGTGCGGCCGGGCACACTGAGGGGGAGCTCACCTCCGCAGCGGGTACCGCACAGGACACAATGGCCGGGTGACCGCCGTCGACGGCAACGCCGAAGACCTACGCGGCACGGTCTGGGAACTGGAGGGGCACATGTCTGATCTTCCCCGGAAGGCGGTCACCCGCACCGCCAAGCTGGCCGCGCTACCGCTCGGCTTCGCGGGCCGTGCCACATGGGGGCTGGGTAAGCGGATCGGCGGGAAGTCCGCGGAGCTGGTGGCCCGCGAGGTGCAGCAGCGAACCGCCGATCAGCTCTTCCGTGTCCTCGGAGAGTTGAAGGGCGGTGCCATGAAGCTCGGGCAGGCGTTGTCCGTCTTCGAGTCGGCGCTGCCCGAGGAAGTCGCGGGGCCCTACCGGGCCGCGCTCACCAAGCTGCAGGAAGCGGCGCCGCCCATGCCCGCGCGCACGGTGCACTCGGTACTGGAGGAGCGGCTCGGCGAGGACTGGCGGGATCTTTTCCTCTCCTTCGAGGACAAGCCGTCGGCCGCCGCGTCCATCGGGCAGGTGCACCGGGCGGTGTGGCACGACGGGCGTGACGTCGCGGTGAAGGTGCAGTACCCGGGCGCGGGTGAGGCACTGCTCTCGGATCTGACCCAGTTGAGCCGGTTCGCCCGGCTGTTCGGCCCGCTGGTCCCGGGCATGGATGTGAAGCCGCTCATCAAGGAGATGCGCGAGCGGGTCGAGGAAGAGCTGGATTACGCGCTTGAGGCGGAGTCCCAGCGACAGCACGCGGCGGAGTTCGAGGATGATCCCGACGTGGTCGTCCCGGGAGTGGTCCACCAGTCCGAGCAGGTCCTGGTGTCGGAGTGGATCGACGGCATCCCGCTCGCCGACGTGATCGCCGAGGGCACGGTGGAACAGCGGGACCGGGCCGGTCAGCTGCTGGCGCGCTTCCTCTTCTCGGGTCCGGCGCGAACGGGTCTGCTGCACGCCGATCCGCATCCGGGCAACTTCCGGCTCCTCCCGGCCGCCGGGAGCGATGACGGGGACGGATCGGTGGAGGGCGGGCTGGAAGGCGACCCCGGGCAGTGGCGGCTCGGGGTGCTGGACTTCGGCACGGTGGACCGGCTGCCGGGGGGACTGCCGCAGACCATCGGCGACTCGCTGCGGATGACGCTGGAGGGCGATGCCGAGGCGGTCTACGAGCTGCTGCGCGAAGCCGGCTTCGTCAAGGACTCGATCGAGCTCACGCCTGACGCGGTCCTCGACTACCTGTTGCCGATCATCGAGCCGGCGGAGGTGGACGAGTTCACCTTCACCCGGGGCTGGTTGCGCATCCAGGCGGCCCGCATAGCGGATCCGCGCTCCCCCGCCCATCAGCTGGGCAAGCAGCTGAACCTGCCGCCGTCCTATCTGCTGATACACCGTGTGACCCTGAGCACGATCGGGGTGCTGTGCCAGCTGGGTGCGACCGTGCGCCTCAGGGACGAACTCGAGGCGTGGCTCCCGGGATTCCTGGCCGAGGACGAGCAGGAGGGTGTCGCCGCCGAGGCGTAGCAGCGGCGGCCGGCGGGGGTGATGAGGCTCCCTGATTCTCCCCCGCCCGCCGCTTCAGGTGGTGGCCACAGTTGCTCACTTTGATTCCCACCCACCGTGACTTTCGACATTTCCCGAGTAGCTCTCGAGAAGCGTCACGAGATCCCGTTCAGCCGGAGGCTGGGCGGGTTCTCGGCGTTTGCGGGGTGTGTTCGGAGTCTTGTCCGAACGTGGCGGATTCCGGCGGCGATTGTCGTGTTCCCGCGTGTCT belongs to Streptomyces finlayi and includes:
- a CDS encoding TOMM precursor leader peptide-binding protein, producing MHPMLKPALRRAWRGRNTVQFGVTPAHAVTLGPMDIATGSFLELLDGTRGLPLLREEGRSLDLSDRHVDVLVERLTEAGLLDDPRGGGPEADALRDRADALERQRPDLASLSVVHREPGSGLRRLAARRAMRVQVRGAGRVGAVIAGVLSGAGVGRVEVLDGGRTEPGDVAPGGLPASAVGERRDAAARQLVRRSSVGGIPRATGPAGASAGAEPGLSLIVAAPRDGLSVYAPDPATAAPWISSGTPHLYAGVIEATGVVGPLVLPGGTGCAGCLALHRADRDPQWPRMLAQWRSGRRNAVPACDVGLATAVAGLAAAHALSFLDGELPASTGARWEAALPLLDWRSEQLGPHPDCSCGAAGHTEGELTSAAGTAQDTMAG
- a CDS encoding ABC1 kinase family protein — its product is MSDLPRKAVTRTAKLAALPLGFAGRATWGLGKRIGGKSAELVAREVQQRTADQLFRVLGELKGGAMKLGQALSVFESALPEEVAGPYRAALTKLQEAAPPMPARTVHSVLEERLGEDWRDLFLSFEDKPSAAASIGQVHRAVWHDGRDVAVKVQYPGAGEALLSDLTQLSRFARLFGPLVPGMDVKPLIKEMRERVEEELDYALEAESQRQHAAEFEDDPDVVVPGVVHQSEQVLVSEWIDGIPLADVIAEGTVEQRDRAGQLLARFLFSGPARTGLLHADPHPGNFRLLPAAGSDDGDGSVEGGLEGDPGQWRLGVLDFGTVDRLPGGLPQTIGDSLRMTLEGDAEAVYELLREAGFVKDSIELTPDAVLDYLLPIIEPAEVDEFTFTRGWLRIQAARIADPRSPAHQLGKQLNLPPSYLLIHRVTLSTIGVLCQLGATVRLRDELEAWLPGFLAEDEQEGVAAEA